Genomic segment of Mytilus edulis chromosome 12, xbMytEdul2.2, whole genome shotgun sequence:
GGGACGACAACATAAGCTCCTTCTgctgatggggttcgtgttgttgttgtatccctttttgtgacattttgttcacgcatcattgtcaatagtatggaatttgatgcgactgtcgtacaagtgagaggtttacagctataaaatcaggttcaatccaccattttctacatttgaaaatgcctgtacccaatcaggaatatgacagttgtccattcgtttgatgtgttttatcatttgattttgccgtttgattagggactttccgttttgaattttcctgggagttcagtatttttgtgattttaatttctgCTAACTACACCCTTCACCCGTCATGAGAATTGACGTTTTTTAAAATGTCACTATACGTCTTAGGGTAATAACTTCAGTAAATTTAGTGCTTAGACGAATATTCTGGTTTATAACGATATGGGACTGCCAACCATGCAACTTGTGAGTTGAGTTGATAACATGTAGCATTGATCAATCAGATTGTTTCCCATTCTGGAGCATTTTATTGTGTGTCAGCAGTAAACTCCTGTTAAAGATGTCCATATAATGTTAGCTTGCACGTCGTAACGAACAAATCAAGACATTTTAAAGTCGTACACTCACTCACTGTGAGACCAAGGGAAAGTAACTGCTGAGAAATAGAAAGttgacaatagaaaaaaaataaaatttggagGCGTCAATTTGTTTCAATATAGACAATATTGAGATATGAAGCAAACCTAGTTTCGTTCATCATTAATATCAAGTTCCTCCCTTGGCACATCAGAGATGTAGCTGCtcattgaaatgtaaataaactcatcatagataccaggattgaaattttatatttacggcgacgcgcgtttcgtctacaaaagacttatcagtgacgctcgatatAATGTGataaatatatctgaaagtgcAATACAAAATAACTCGCAGTTATTAAGGATCCCGGAGTGATTCATGATTagtaaaaaaacacaatttcagCAGATGTTAGGTATAAGTCTTAACAGACAGGTATATATAGTCATTTCACTTGAACATCAcaattaaaaagtttttaaatcgttatcaaaagatatttttatatgatgaagGAATTAATTGCGATTGTTTCGTGATtatattatatcattatttttataattcattttgatACTTTAACCAATAATTATCAATTGTAATGCATATTTGCATTCTAGATTTATGCATTGAGCAGTTAtaatgaaacatgtgaaatttttagaaaaatcCAAATTAAAGTGCTTTACAAAAATAAACCTGGATTTTTACCTTTTGACTGTCATGTCTAGAACAAAAAACAAGATATAGACCTAACAATACTCCCCAACAGCGTACTTCATAAAGGGATACATATTGTCTTAAATTtgaatttacacaaaaaaaacgtTATTTCTACGTTGATAACTTACAATACACTCCTGTGCCAATATTTTTTGCCTTTTTATCTATTATGactgtctgttttgttcacacattagTCTGTTGAGATAAATATCACGGTTTCTAACAAATCATTCGATGGTAAAACATTTAATTAAGGTAGATGGAGTGTTTAAATTAAAATCCatagaatattttaataatttgccaaaatgaagtttatattatttaaaaaaagtaataaaaagaatggATCACCGGGCTTATTTTCATGCTacacggtgttcaaaattgacaaattttgtatatattatgcaTGGAAACCtcaattttctgcaataaaacgtgaactacaccatagaattttgagataacatatgaaaagatagctttaatagtatgctttcagttaagaaaaagaaaaaatggggtcaccggacccgttttcttgtcacataataaaatagagaaattcctaacacattctattgtaaaaatactttaacctgaattatctgcccttgcatttgagatgctccccttatgtggcaaagttgcaAAAAAATTGTTCAGACaaacattttctgtttttttttgtaaaaatacaatcataaataggATAAAACATGTCATTGTCTATGTAGAAGTggaagttcttacacatgaattacctactactctaaaaatttgcacattctattaaagaactagaccttgttttctggtgtttccaaatccaagatggaggaagacaccctatctaccttaagacGTTtactgcaacaacaaaaaatgcttAATGAAAAATTGGGCATACATtacaataagaaaataaaagaatgagGAGACATGGTAGGTATTCATGTTATTGTCAATTTTCAGCAACAAACAATAAAACCAATATTCCCCAGAACAGAAGATGCAATTTCGAAAATAAAACAGACTCTTTGGGCTATCTAACAAAGgcaaccgctgttcgaaattcataaatcaattaagaaaaaaacaaatccgggttacaaactaaaactgagtgaaCTATGTGCTTTCTTAAATGTTTAGAGACGTAGTCCACTACATCAAATTTACAGCTGCTTACACAATTTCATTTTGTTGTAATTTATTGCAAGCAAACATTTTCTGATTCAGTTCTTTAATAGAAAAATTACAATCATGATCAGATTCTATGACACTTAATTTGGTTTCTGCTTGTCCTTAGGGATTATTTGTTGTAGGTCATTCGATTTTATGTTTTCAATCATAAATAATTCagttatttgaaattaaaaatattggaACTGAATCATCAGATATCCATTAGCAAATTATGTACCCGTCTAAATGATTAAGAATAAAAGATTTGTTCAACtgtaactttatatttttttttgcaatcaatttgtttcttgtttaatatatataactGATTAAAAAATTATGAAGTAAAAATAAATCTTATTAATCAGTAGATCATGACATATTTAGAACAGATATGTTGctgatgaaattaaaaaagaacagtACTAACAAATGTTAATAACCGTGATCTATTCATTGTATTAATCCCGACAAAAATGGAAGAAAAAGAAGCTTCAAAACCAGGGCTGTGGAAAGATTTCACCGAAACAACTGGATTTCATGGTTTGAATAAAATGACATTTGACAAGAAATACCCAGGACGGGTTATTCGaaggtaacattttttttttcagttttcattttatactgtaaattttgCTTTTCGCACGAAATCTTATAATTCAATTACtacataataatatatagatATCGATTTATGTATTTgatgtaataataataatgtgcTATGTGAACTTCGTTAACTTATAAactgtttatacatgttatatgcggTGACAAAATTATTAAGTTATTTCGGACAGAAAACTTTTACATATAATTAATAAACAAAGTCATCAAAGCAATTGATATTACAGCTAACGAAGAATTTAAAAAGATTAttctggtaatttttttttttaactcttttagATAACTCTCCAattgatgtttttcttttaatcagAAACGAAAATAATTTGAAGATTAAacacaatatttcttttttaaatttcatcttaacaACGATTTTTGATCATTGCAACTTTAATGTGAACAGAGATTTTTAAAACCCTGACATAATATTTCATATTACAATTTAttgaatttaataaatgtttaaaaaaataaccatcactggaagttaccCTATCAAAAAGTACGCcctttttttccattttacaAGCTTTATTAGCCAGGTTACCTCAAGTTTTCTAAATATTCTATAGAGACACAAATTAAAACAGAAAGGAAACACCGAAGATAAATTTTTATGACTCAGcttttattttaaatgcaatGAAAAATTTCTTACAACTAAAATGCAAAGGAATATTTTGTTTGACTCTTTtccgtatgcaaccggatgtgacgtactatggTGTGGTTGTATTacatcatattaaaatttgaacatGACTGAACACGGTCTGAAAATATCTTGACGTaattttgtatccatggtctgatTTTTCTCTAGCGGTTAATTCAGTCGATTAAGatatgatcagaccaaaatgactgTTTCCGACTGCAATCGTGCTACTAGTGACACCTACTGATATTGTTACCAGTCCGATTAGCAAAGAtgacaatttttttgttgttaatatTTGACTGTAGATTTATACCCTAATAGCGCACAAATCTCGCTTCGTTGGTATAATTACTTTATACTGCACGTCAAAATGCAAGATTTTAATTGGTTGATACGAAAGTGTtcatttactctatcacatggcaaATATACAATCACCTTTCAAGGAGACGCTTGATCATCTTTCCGCTGTGATACATACGGATGGTTGTCATGTAAAAGACATTTtagtttctcatttcagattttaaaTGTAATAGATAGTAATAACAGAACGTTCAGTATGATAAATAAGATAGCACATATCTGAGAGGATGATTGTTACCACTAGAAAAGAAATTGTGAACCTTGGCTCTGCTTCGGTTGACCATGTCTTTTCTTGGGGTTAAAATCTGCTCTATCACCACATCAGCTTTGTGTTATGTATATAGAGTCGTATGTTTCAACTTTATTTATGAGTATAGGTCACATGTAAACTAATGATTTAATTTCACGTATTTTAATTTTCTGTCCGCTTTCACAACTCTTGACAAAAGTGCTTAATGATGCACATGTGGAAGAATACTAATCCTTAAACAGTAATCAACATTTGATGAGtttctgtaacatatatacacacAGATTTCACAAAGATGCATGTAATACGTCTGAAACTATAATACCTTAAACTATACATCAGCTCCACTTTGTATCATATAAATGGAGATactttatttgagaaaaaatcatCCTTTATTGAAAGCAActcggatttaaaaaaaatttaaaatccatTTCAACCCATCATCAttgattctaaaaaaaatttGTCAGCAAATATTTAGCATTTTATGGATGTGTCTGTCATTCCGTGTTGAATCCATCGAATCTAAAAGGGTATGCAAAGTAAGAACCGTCTATAAAGGTCAACATTAATATGAAAGGTATTCTTTTTCAACTCTTGTTTGGTAAATGATGAAATTTTTCGGCATTATTACAAGTCCTTCAACACTCTCATTACAACCTGGACCAAAGAACTAGACAATGTTTTTAAGTATAAAATGGAAGTGGGGATATACGCCAGTTAGCAAACTACTAAACGCTGTAAACTATTTAATCACATAATAAGTAAAACATAATTTGTTATTTCAGCCCGACAATCTTTTACAGAAGCCATAATACATAGACATGAACATTTTTATGACAACAGCTAatttcctcacttggtacaggacattttaagaataaCATGGTGAATTTAACATGGTTTGATGACTAGCTAAACCTCCCGcgtatatgacaatgttaaagtTACCGATAAAATGACAATATGATGTGACATGCAGACAGTACAAATAAATTGAAGAACACCAAAGAcagataaatacataaataaaaagtaGAATGATACATTATAACATTTTAACCACAGAAAAACAACGGATAACCTCAAGAAATTTAAGCAAGATCACCAGTACCAATCTGcggcgcagagttcatatccgttACATACATGGTCCACATACTGCACTTAATATTGAGCGTAGTGTTACAAAGTATTGAACGGAACGGCTAtgatctctgcgccggagattgcaCCAGTACATCATTAACAAATTCTAAACTGTGCATCGCACGAATTTAATAACGCCACAAAATGTGACGGCTGTGTAGCTaactataaaactaggttcaatccaatATTTTCTACATCAGATAATACCTTCGtgagtatcaattttcgtggtttcatgaaaacttgcatattcgttgatattttatttcgtggttttgacaaagtctgcatactttccttttgaaaatttgtaattcgttgaatatttataTTCGTGGTTTCCCTGCACCCATGAaaccaacgaatattaatgaatccacaatagaTTACACTTACTTTTCTTAATTGCATAATCACATTTTACAGCGTGTGTTGGGCAGTAGTATGGTTATTAAGTGTTGCTGTCCTCATCTATATTATTACAGCTGAGTTATTGAACTACTACAGCTACCCATGGATTTCTTCCACGTATACCCGGTGGGATCAAAACCCTCCATTTCCTGTCGTAACATTGGCAGCTTGTTATGGAAATGAATTCAATTTGTCCTTGACATCTATCACTTTTGACGACGATTTGATTGATATCTCGGATGTACCAGTTGTTGAATATACAGATTTCATCTCTTATGATACGTTTTATATGGGTCAATGTTCTAGTCGGAGATTCAATGCAAATAGCAAGATGTTAACACTTCTGTATGGAAGACGGACTAGTCTGCTAATTGAAACGAGAGCCAAGGAAATACAGGTACTAGTTAATGAGAGTATGCCACAAAATTGAGGTAATGGGTGATAAAATTTACTCCAAGTGTATGttttatcatacttttttttctcactattataaaaaaacaaaaactttaaataatTACGGATTGTGCTTCTCAACAGATTTATTGCAGTTCGATATTTTAAATAGTCTTGAAATTTCATTCTCTGGGTTGACAATTATTAATAACATATAACATTTagtgttcatttataaaaattaaataaaaatgagaatggaaatggggaatgtgccaaagagacaacaacccgaccatagaaaaaaaaaccaacagcagaagttcaccaacaggtcttcaatgtagcgtgaaattcccgcacccggaggcgtccttcaactggcccctaaacaaatgtatacttGTTAAACCATGGAACATACATGTAtctgtgtaaaaagtaaaatcacaaaaatactgaactccgaggaaaattcaaaacggaaagtccctaatctaatggcaaaattaaatgataaaacacatcaaaggaatggacaacagctgtcacattcctgacttggaacaggcattttcaaaggtagaaaatggtggattgaaccaggttttatagcgctaaacctctcacatgtatgacagtcgcatcaaattctattataacAACTTTCTCCTATGTCACGATAGGGAAGTCTCATAAGGCGAATTGTGTGAACCCTCCTCTCTTGTCTTAATGTTCAGTGTCGTTATAAATCGAGAGATGTATTTTCAGGTTTTGGACGTTAACTCAAGTACACATATGgatatttctctttttttcttcttttataaacTGGGAATTATAGTTTAAATAATATAACATGCTCAAAAACTGTCGACaaacttatttatattatataatacgTGATTGCTTTCGACACATCAAGTTCATAGAGTAATATTTCCACTCTGTTTGTAGAATACCGTTCTCTGATTATACTTATTGTATATCTTAAGCGGTATCCTCTATGTATTAAAAAATAAGGAGTTTACATAAAGTAAATTATCTGCGGACCTGAAAACAAGAGGAAGTGTAAGTGGTGTATTCATATAATCCCATCAAAAGGCGACATGCCTTGGATGTTATGTATCTGGAAAATATCCTCCAGTTGAAAGACAATAGCTACAATGGTCATCGCtaaatttctatataatttcATTTACTTATGTCTATAACATCTTCATTTTCTTACTTGAAAATAGGCCATTATAAGTAGAGTAGCTTTAGACAAGTATAAATATCCCAATTAGATCAAGCAAACAAAAAGGAACAATGGAAGAAATGAATAAATggataatttaaatgttttaaatggtttggtttttttttaaatattgaaacattTAAGGGTTAAGAGTCCATTTCTTTACTTTTGTCATAGTTCGAATAGTTGATAATTCCCGTGTAATATTTGCAGTGAAGGTTTAATACTATCTTTGTCACGACTGATTTAGATGAATAACAGACTATATTCGTGTTCATTGTTTCACTGGTTCTGACATGAGTTCCTCtcctatatttttgaaaatatgttttagaTTGCTGTGCATAGTCCTGAAGAGGAGCCAGAAATGTATATACTAGACGGTATCTCTGTTGGAGAAGTCACTGAAACATTTATAGAAGTGCACAAAAGGGAggtaaactttaaatttaaatttaagttgAAGCAATATTTGTTACGGAAACAGGGTTTCATTCTGATATCTTTTGATCAATTAGCAATTTAAATATTATCATGGAAGCGCATATGGTAACTCATTACTAAATTAGATTGGCTTACTATATTTTcgacaaattttcattttatcttttAGTTTTTTAGGAATttcagttgtctcatttgctTTATCATACTTATCGATATCGTTAACACTGACATTACATCCGAACTTTGGACCCAACtgttatgatgatgatgatttcaTGTTATTTATTCAGTTATTTGAGTCGATATATTTTATCAGTGAAAGGGTTATACCGAAAATAGATATTAATCCAGTCTAAAATACATACTTCGGtagtttatttcttttattcCTTTTCAGAAATAAACACATACTGCATgtagtatatttgtttttctctctgaTAAAAGTTTCGACATGAGATTCAAGATACTTGTTTTCTTGGTAAATAAATGAATGATAGAAATATATAT
This window contains:
- the LOC139497674 gene encoding acid-sensing ion channel 4-like; its protein translation is MEEKEASKPGLWKDFTETTGFHGLNKMTFDKKYPGRVIRSVCWAVVWLLSVAVLIYIITAELLNYYSYPWISSTYTRWDQNPPFPVVTLAACYGNEFNLSLTSITFDDDLIDISDVPVVEYTDFISYDTFYMGQCSSRRFNANSKMLTLLYGRRTSLLIETRAKEIQIAVHSPEEEPEMYILDGISVGEVTETFIEVHKREFIGLPSPFTSYGNQKCTENSDYSLLHCKRKCWNELLMKQCGCTMNRSGHETSCYDKELGESCAYMLRNDLSKKNPSSICACPPECKTIKYDVVISSTAKKNYYYNNDGYPNILIRVFLKDFTTTVTEQIPKYDGVTSLLANLGGQMGLFLGASILTMTELLEFIIFIMWSLIQRRSKRNVVQNVNKEIPLKQAN